One stretch of Leadbetterella byssophila DSM 17132 DNA includes these proteins:
- a CDS encoding LytR/AlgR family response regulator transcription factor — translation MKLRCIVVDDEPLGRNLMVENIHLIPFLELVGTAKNAFEALKLLDSTEVDLIFLDIQMPGMTGTKFVESLTRKPMIIFVTAYEEFAVESYNLEVIDYLMKPVSIERFTKAANKAYERFKMLNGEPTPSTSGLDYMFVNVEYSLVKVNFDTITHIEGLKDYIKIFVNTATHPILTKSTLKGIEEKLPTGKFLRVQKSFIVNLDKIESIRNHRISIGKYEIPVSDSSMESLLEAIKYNK, via the coding sequence ATGAAGTTGCGTTGTATAGTGGTGGATGATGAGCCTTTGGGAAGAAATCTCATGGTAGAAAACATCCATTTGATCCCCTTCCTGGAGCTTGTTGGCACGGCAAAAAATGCTTTTGAGGCCCTGAAGTTATTGGACTCTACAGAAGTAGATTTGATCTTCTTAGATATACAGATGCCTGGTATGACGGGAACGAAGTTCGTGGAGAGCTTAACCCGTAAACCCATGATCATCTTTGTTACCGCATATGAGGAATTTGCGGTGGAATCCTACAATCTTGAGGTGATTGACTATTTGATGAAGCCGGTAAGCATAGAAAGATTTACTAAGGCGGCGAATAAGGCCTACGAAAGGTTCAAGATGCTTAACGGAGAGCCTACACCAAGTACAAGTGGTTTAGACTATATGTTCGTCAATGTAGAGTATTCACTGGTCAAAGTAAACTTTGATACTATCACCCATATTGAAGGTTTGAAGGATTATATCAAGATATTCGTAAATACGGCCACTCATCCCATATTGACTAAATCAACGCTTAAAGGTATAGAAGAGAAGTTACCAACGGGTAAGTTTTTAAGAGTTCAAAAGTCGTTTATCGTCAACCTGGATAAGATTGAATCTATTAGAAACCATAGAATCAGCATTGGGAAATATGAAATCCCGGTTAGTGACAGCAGCATGGAAAGTCTTTTAGAAGCAATTAAATATAATAAATAA
- a CDS encoding sensor histidine kinase, translating to MKTFRNDILFRGIFSIAFWFLWIVLPILNAILDGAEKRLEYQMLILPASLLGIPFFYINAEILAPKFLHKGKTGKYFLSLAIFFVVYLTAYVQLKDYLVDIHVVRFYDARTLFPVLFVTGMSTLYGLITLILAQTRKAQQEKSERMLSELAFLRSQISPHFIFNILNSIVYLIRIKSENAEKVTIELSKLIRYMLYESENKNVLLEKEIEYLENYVGLQKVRFGEDADIQIRITGNPTGLAIEPMLLIPFVENAFKHGVGLIKDPFISIDLQILEDKVIQFRVQNKCSTAEEEPKDKDSGIGIKNVRRRIELLYPGSHSLELGEKNGIFDVYLRLILKKSEK from the coding sequence TTGAAGACATTTAGAAACGATATTCTATTTCGCGGTATATTCTCCATCGCATTTTGGTTTTTATGGATAGTATTACCTATCCTGAATGCCATACTTGATGGAGCAGAGAAGCGTTTGGAATATCAGATGTTAATTCTCCCTGCCAGCCTATTAGGCATTCCCTTTTTTTATATCAACGCAGAAATCTTAGCCCCCAAATTTTTACATAAAGGAAAAACCGGCAAATACTTTTTGAGCCTGGCTATTTTCTTTGTGGTTTATCTAACGGCATATGTCCAACTGAAAGATTATTTGGTAGACATACATGTGGTTAGATTTTATGATGCCCGTACTCTGTTCCCTGTACTGTTTGTGACAGGAATGAGTACTCTGTACGGTTTGATCACTTTAATTTTGGCACAAACTAGAAAAGCCCAACAGGAGAAATCAGAGAGAATGCTTTCTGAATTAGCCTTCCTACGCTCGCAGATTAGCCCTCACTTTATATTTAATATTCTGAACAGCATAGTTTATCTGATTCGTATCAAATCAGAAAATGCAGAGAAGGTTACCATAGAACTTTCTAAGTTGATCCGTTACATGCTCTATGAATCAGAGAATAAGAACGTATTGCTTGAAAAAGAGATCGAGTATCTGGAGAACTATGTAGGATTACAGAAGGTAAGGTTCGGAGAGGATGCGGATATCCAAATTAGAATTACAGGAAATCCTACTGGACTTGCTATAGAACCTATGTTATTGATTCCTTTTGTGGAAAATGCATTCAAGCATGGAGTGGGCTTAATAAAAGATCCTTTTATCAGCATTGATTTACAAATTTTGGAAGATAAGGTGATACAGTTCCGCGTTCAAAACAAGTGTAGTACCGCGGAAGAAGAACCTAAAGATAAGGACAGTGGTATAGGTATAAAGAACGTCAGGAGGAGAATTGAGCTGCTATACCCAGGCTCCCATAGCTTGGAACTAGGGGAAAAGAACGGAATATTTGACGTATATTTGAGATTAATCCTTAAAAAATCGGAAAAATGA